A stretch of the Arthrobacter sp. PAMC 25486 genome encodes the following:
- a CDS encoding SDR family NAD(P)-dependent oxidoreductase, translating into MSETAGKFPTERTAIITGAVSERGIGRATVNYLAENGWNIGIIDLDDAACKSVAASVAAEFGVKAHGVGANVGDETSVRKAIDELEAELPQIVALANVAGVSSPVGYLEVTPDEWNRVLNINLNGVHYATRRVAESMVKNRIGRIVNISSVSAQRGGGTFSKTAYSVAKAGVIGLTRSTARELGPFDITVNAISPGPIDTDIMGGTLSDDRKDELVKDLVVNRVGSTRDIAAAIHFLISEDTGYISGQTLNVDGGLYMH; encoded by the coding sequence ATGTCTGAAACAGCTGGAAAATTCCCAACAGAACGCACCGCCATCATCACCGGCGCCGTCTCTGAACGCGGCATCGGCCGGGCAACCGTTAACTATCTGGCCGAAAACGGCTGGAACATTGGCATCATCGATCTTGACGATGCAGCCTGCAAATCAGTGGCCGCATCCGTCGCCGCAGAGTTCGGGGTCAAGGCCCACGGTGTAGGCGCCAACGTCGGCGACGAAACATCCGTTCGCAAGGCCATTGACGAGCTGGAAGCAGAGTTGCCGCAGATCGTTGCGCTGGCCAATGTTGCCGGTGTCAGCTCGCCTGTCGGATATTTGGAAGTAACCCCTGATGAGTGGAACCGGGTGCTGAACATCAACCTCAACGGCGTCCACTACGCAACCCGCCGGGTGGCCGAGTCCATGGTGAAGAACCGTATTGGCCGCATCGTCAACATCTCCTCCGTGTCGGCGCAGCGGGGTGGCGGAACTTTCTCCAAGACGGCCTACTCCGTGGCGAAGGCTGGCGTTATTGGCTTGACCCGATCCACGGCCCGCGAACTTGGCCCCTTCGATATCACCGTCAACGCCATCTCTCCCGGCCCCATTGACACCGACATCATGGGCGGCACGCTTTCGGACGATCGCAAGGACGAGCTCGTCAAGGACCTCGTCGTCAACCGGGTGGGAAGCACCCGGGACATCGCAGCAGCCATCCACTTCCTGATCAGCGAGGACACCGGATACATCTCCGGCCAGACGCTGAACGTGGATGGCGGACTGTACATGCACTAG